One Symphalangus syndactylus isolate Jambi chromosome 9, NHGRI_mSymSyn1-v2.1_pri, whole genome shotgun sequence DNA segment encodes these proteins:
- the MBIP gene encoding MAP3K12-binding inhibitory protein 1 isoform X4, translating to MAAATELSRPSSGDRSLERRCSPHLSREVLYEIFRSLHTLVGQLNLRDDVVKITIDWNKLQSLSAFQPALLFSALEQHILYLQPFLAKLQSPIKEENTTAVEEIGKTEMGNKNEVNDKFSIGNLQEEEKHKESDLGDVKKTQIHFDPEVVQIKAGKAEIDRRISAFIERKQAEINENNVREFCNVIDCNQENSCARTDAIFTPYPGFKSHVKVSRVVNTYGPQTRPEGIPGSGHKPNSMLRDCGNQAVEERLQNIEAHLRLQTELFWKKKKSSTTSKLFTG from the exons ATGGCTGCTGCCACGGAGCTTAGTCGCCCGAGCAGCGGTGACAGGAGCCTGGAGCGAAGATGCAGTCCCCACCTCTCCCGAGAGGTGCTCTACGAAATCTTTCGCTCCCTACACACCTTGGTTGGACAG CTTAACCTCAGAGATGATGTGGTGAAAATTACAATCGATTGGAACAAGCTCCAGAGCCTCTCGGCATTCCAGCCTGCATTGCTCTTTAGTGCACTTGAAcaacacattttatatttacag CCTTTTTTAGCAAAACTTCAGTCTCCGATTAAAGAGGAGAATACAACTGCTGTTGAAGAGATAGGAAAAACAGAAATGGGGAACAAAAATGAAGTAAATGACAAATTTTCCATTGGCAACCTACAAGAGgaagaaaagcacaaagaaagtGATTTAGGAGACGTGAAAAAGACACAGATCCATTTTGATCCAGAAGTAGTTCAGATAAAGGCTGGAAAAGCAGAA ATTGACAGACGAATATCTGCATTTATTGAAAGAAAGCAAGCTGAAATCAATGAAAACAACGTCAGGGAATTTTGCAATGTTATTGATTGTAATCAAG AAAATAGTTGTGCAAGAACTGATGCGATTTTTACCCCTTACCCCGGATTTAAAAGTCACGTAAAGG TTTCTAGAGTTGTGAATACATACGGACCACAGACTAGACCTGAAGGAATTCCAGGGTCAGGGCATAAACCTAACAGCATGCTTCGAGACTGTGGTAATCAGGCTGTAGAAGAACGACTACAAAATATTGAGGCCCACTTGCGGTTACAGACAG
- the MBIP gene encoding MAP3K12-binding inhibitory protein 1 isoform X3 has protein sequence MAAATELSRPSSGDRSLERRCSPHLSREVLYEIFRSLHTLVGQLNLRDDVVKITIDWNKLQSLSAFQPALLFSALEQHILYLQPFLAKLQSPIKEENTTAVEEIGKTEMGNKNEVNDKFSIGNLQEEEKHKESDLGDVKKTQIHFDPEVVQIKAGKAEIDRRISAFIERKQAEINENNVREFCNVIDCNQENSCARTDAIFTPYPGFKSHVKVSRVVNTYGPQTRPEGIPGSGHKPNSMLRDCGNQAVEERLQNIEAHLRLQTELFWKKKKSSTTSTELFTG, from the exons ATGGCTGCTGCCACGGAGCTTAGTCGCCCGAGCAGCGGTGACAGGAGCCTGGAGCGAAGATGCAGTCCCCACCTCTCCCGAGAGGTGCTCTACGAAATCTTTCGCTCCCTACACACCTTGGTTGGACAG CTTAACCTCAGAGATGATGTGGTGAAAATTACAATCGATTGGAACAAGCTCCAGAGCCTCTCGGCATTCCAGCCTGCATTGCTCTTTAGTGCACTTGAAcaacacattttatatttacag CCTTTTTTAGCAAAACTTCAGTCTCCGATTAAAGAGGAGAATACAACTGCTGTTGAAGAGATAGGAAAAACAGAAATGGGGAACAAAAATGAAGTAAATGACAAATTTTCCATTGGCAACCTACAAGAGgaagaaaagcacaaagaaagtGATTTAGGAGACGTGAAAAAGACACAGATCCATTTTGATCCAGAAGTAGTTCAGATAAAGGCTGGAAAAGCAGAA ATTGACAGACGAATATCTGCATTTATTGAAAGAAAGCAAGCTGAAATCAATGAAAACAACGTCAGGGAATTTTGCAATGTTATTGATTGTAATCAAG AAAATAGTTGTGCAAGAACTGATGCGATTTTTACCCCTTACCCCGGATTTAAAAGTCACGTAAAGG TTTCTAGAGTTGTGAATACATACGGACCACAGACTAGACCTGAAGGAATTCCAGGGTCAGGGCATAAACCTAACAGCATGCTTCGAGACTGTGGTAATCAGGCTGTAGAAGAACGACTACAAAATATTGAGGCCCACTTGCGGTTACAGACAG